From a single Bacillus pumilus genomic region:
- a CDS encoding Gfo/Idh/MocA family protein — MSNIAIIGTGSIATAHIEAYLAMPEMSKIVALADIYPEKAMSAATKYNLEARVVANYQELLNDPTIDAVSICTPPYMHATIAIDFLKAGKHVLVEKPMASSLKECDEMIKASIESQKLLSVVAQNRFMTPIMRLKHVLDQNLIGKIAHTQVDSFWWRGHSYYDLWWRGTWEKEGGGCTLNHAVHHIDMLQWMLGLPTDIFAATSNTLHDNAEVEDLSIAVLRYGNGSLAQVTSSVVHHGEEQQLIFQGEKARVSVPWKVTAQIAKENGFPQEKNDEDLENRIQEAFHQYPELLFEGHKGQINNFLMAIKGNQKLLIDGTEGRKTLELITAIYKSANLGVHVKLPLSADDPFYTREGMLANVKHFYEKQASVENFSDDAITVGGNYEKI, encoded by the coding sequence ATGTCCAACATCGCCATTATAGGAACTGGATCTATTGCAACTGCCCATATCGAGGCTTATCTTGCAATGCCTGAAATGAGTAAAATTGTAGCTTTAGCTGATATTTATCCTGAAAAAGCAATGTCTGCAGCAACAAAATATAACCTAGAAGCACGAGTTGTCGCTAACTACCAAGAGTTATTGAATGATCCTACAATTGATGCCGTTTCCATTTGTACACCTCCTTATATGCACGCAACCATTGCCATCGATTTTCTTAAAGCAGGCAAACATGTCTTAGTAGAAAAACCTATGGCTTCTTCTTTAAAAGAATGTGACGAAATGATAAAAGCATCTATTGAAAGCCAGAAGCTTTTATCTGTTGTTGCTCAAAACAGGTTTATGACTCCCATTATGAGATTAAAACATGTCCTTGATCAAAACCTCATTGGAAAAATCGCTCATACTCAAGTTGATTCTTTTTGGTGGCGTGGTCATAGTTATTATGATTTATGGTGGCGCGGTACATGGGAAAAAGAAGGTGGAGGTTGTACACTTAACCATGCTGTCCATCATATTGATATGTTGCAATGGATGTTAGGATTGCCGACTGACATTTTTGCAGCAACTAGTAATACCTTGCATGATAATGCAGAGGTTGAAGACCTTTCTATTGCTGTACTTCGCTATGGAAATGGTAGCTTAGCACAAGTAACCAGTTCTGTTGTTCATCATGGAGAAGAACAACAACTGATTTTTCAAGGTGAAAAAGCTAGAGTATCTGTCCCATGGAAAGTAACTGCTCAAATAGCTAAAGAAAATGGGTTTCCTCAAGAGAAAAATGATGAGGATTTAGAAAATCGTATTCAGGAAGCTTTTCATCAATATCCGGAATTACTATTTGAAGGGCATAAAGGACAAATAAATAATTTTTTAATGGCTATCAAGGGTAACCAGAAGCTTCTAATTGATGGAACAGAAGGAAGAAAGACACTAGAACTTATTACAGCCATCTATAAATCTGCAAACCTAGGTGTTCATGTGAAGCTTCCTCTTTCAGCAGACGATCCTTTTTATACACGTGAAGGAATGCTCGCGAACGTTAAGCATTTTTATGAAAAACAAGCAAGTGTAGAAAATTTTTCAGACGATGCGATAACCGTTGGAGGAAATTACGAGAAAATATAA
- a CDS encoding Gfo/Idh/MocA family protein, which translates to MQKSDGMNYAPKGKSAPVVTEGQFVMAAIGLDHGHIYAMCNGLTEAGATLKWVYDHDQKKVQEFCKAYPEVQVAKSEKEILEDPDVRLVAGAAITSKRCDLGLRVLDHGKHYFTDKSPFTTLEQLQLARKKTAETGLKWAVYYSERLHVESAVFAGQLIEQGAIGKVVQVLGTGPHRSNVESRPSWFFEKEYYGGILCDIGSHQIEQFLFYSGAKDAKVVHSKVGNYKHHQYPELEDFGDATLIADNGATNYFRVDWLTPDGLSTWGDGRTFILGTDGYIEIRKYVDIARDKIGDHLYLVNQHTEQHFSLNGEVGFPYFGELILDCLNDTENAMTQEHTFKAAELCLIAQRDAIYVNTEFELSKI; encoded by the coding sequence ATGCAGAAAAGTGATGGAATGAATTATGCTCCTAAGGGAAAAAGTGCCCCTGTCGTTACAGAAGGACAATTCGTCATGGCAGCTATAGGTCTTGATCATGGACACATCTATGCAATGTGCAATGGATTAACTGAGGCTGGGGCTACATTAAAATGGGTTTATGATCATGATCAGAAAAAAGTACAAGAATTTTGTAAAGCTTATCCGGAGGTACAGGTAGCCAAAAGTGAGAAAGAAATTCTCGAAGATCCAGATGTAAGGCTCGTGGCAGGCGCAGCCATTACATCTAAACGCTGTGATTTAGGGCTGCGTGTTTTAGATCATGGTAAGCATTACTTTACGGATAAATCACCTTTTACAACGTTAGAACAATTGCAGCTTGCTCGTAAAAAAACAGCTGAAACGGGGCTTAAATGGGCTGTTTATTATAGTGAACGTTTGCACGTGGAGAGTGCCGTATTTGCTGGTCAATTGATTGAACAAGGAGCAATTGGAAAAGTGGTACAAGTTCTTGGAACTGGCCCACATCGTAGTAATGTAGAAAGCAGACCAAGCTGGTTTTTTGAAAAGGAATATTATGGAGGTATTCTATGTGATATTGGCAGTCACCAAATTGAACAATTCCTTTTCTATTCTGGCGCAAAAGATGCAAAAGTTGTACATAGTAAAGTGGGCAATTATAAGCATCATCAATATCCAGAATTAGAAGACTTTGGTGATGCTACTTTGATTGCTGATAATGGGGCTACAAACTACTTTAGAGTAGACTGGCTGACTCCTGATGGCCTTAGCACTTGGGGGGATGGGCGCACATTCATTCTTGGAACAGATGGGTATATTGAAATTCGCAAATACGTAGACATAGCAAGGGATAAAATAGGAGACCATTTATACTTAGTAAATCAACATACAGAGCAGCATTTTTCTCTAAATGGAGAAGTAGGATTTCCTTACTTTGGTGAACTTATTTTAGATTGTTTAAACGATACTGAAAATGCTATGACTCAAGAACATACTTTTAAAGCCGCAGAACTATGCTTAATTGCACAACGAGACGCAATCTACGTAAATACGGAGTTTGAATTAAGTAAGATCTAA
- the uxaC gene encoding glucuronate isomerase: MSTFLSEDMMLNHESSKVLYHDYAKNMPIYDFHTHLMADDIATNKKYENMTDIWLNGDHYKWRAMRWLGVEERFITGNASDKEKFLAWAQTVPYTIGNPLYHWSHLELSRYFNINELFSEKNAHQVWDICNERLNESNMSTNGILEKFNVKIVCTTDDPIDTLEFHQIIRKDVGITTRVLPTFRPDHALNIEQSNFVNYIEKLGDSINGVVLTYENFIASLHSRIDYFHANGCRISDHGFEIFPFSPATEQEVSSIFVRALQGKTLSLEDINKFKTNTLLHLSKKYHSLHWTMQLHIGALRNNNTRMFKLTGKDSGYDSMSDFHLARHLNGFLNELDKDNLLPKTIIYNLNPAHNAIVASTIGNFQSSDARAKIQFGSGWWFNDQKDGMLDQMKTLSNIGLLSTFVGMLTDSRSFLSFPRHEYFRRILCHLFGTWIENGELPRDYEFIGKIVKDICYHNAVNYFNIEINETVPMKTNE, translated from the coding sequence TTGTCTACATTCCTAAGCGAAGATATGATGCTTAATCATGAAAGTTCAAAAGTGCTTTATCATGATTACGCGAAAAATATGCCAATCTATGATTTTCATACGCATTTAATGGCTGATGACATTGCTACTAACAAAAAATATGAAAATATGACTGATATTTGGCTTAATGGAGATCACTATAAATGGAGGGCTATGCGATGGTTAGGCGTAGAAGAAAGATTTATCACGGGGAATGCAAGTGACAAGGAAAAATTCTTAGCTTGGGCCCAAACTGTTCCATATACAATAGGAAACCCTCTTTATCATTGGTCACATTTAGAATTAAGTCGATATTTCAATATAAATGAGTTGTTCTCAGAAAAAAATGCACATCAAGTTTGGGATATCTGTAATGAGAGATTAAATGAAAGTAACATGTCCACAAATGGAATTTTAGAAAAATTTAATGTAAAAATTGTATGTACGACTGATGATCCAATCGATACATTAGAATTTCATCAAATCATACGTAAAGATGTAGGAATTACAACTAGGGTCCTACCTACATTTAGACCGGATCATGCTTTAAATATTGAACAATCAAATTTTGTGAATTATATAGAAAAATTAGGTGATTCAATCAACGGCGTTGTTTTAACATATGAAAACTTTATCGCTTCATTACATTCACGAATTGATTATTTTCACGCGAATGGATGCAGAATTTCTGATCATGGTTTTGAAATATTTCCATTTTCACCAGCTACTGAACAAGAAGTGTCTTCTATATTTGTGCGTGCTCTACAAGGAAAAACACTATCCCTAGAGGATATCAATAAATTTAAAACAAATACTCTTCTTCACCTGAGTAAAAAATATCATTCTCTTCATTGGACCATGCAATTACACATAGGTGCTTTAAGGAATAATAACACACGAATGTTCAAGTTAACGGGAAAAGATAGTGGGTACGACTCTATGTCTGACTTCCACCTAGCAAGACATTTAAATGGTTTTTTGAATGAATTAGACAAAGACAACCTTTTACCTAAAACCATTATCTATAATTTAAATCCCGCTCATAATGCGATTGTGGCCTCTACTATAGGGAATTTTCAGTCTTCTGATGCCAGAGCAAAAATTCAATTTGGATCCGGGTGGTGGTTTAATGATCAAAAAGACGGCATGCTAGATCAAATGAAAACATTATCTAATATAGGTTTGCTTAGCACTTTTGTAGGTATGCTTACAGACTCAAGAAGCTTTTTATCGTTCCCTCGCCATGAATATTTCAGAAGAATTTTATGTCATTTATTTGGGACTTGGATAGAAAATGGTGAGCTTCCAAGGGATTACGAATTTATAGGAAAAATAGTCAAAGATATTTGTTATCACAATGCCGTGAATTATTTTAACATTGAAATAAATGAGACAGTACCAATGAAAACGAATGAATAA
- a CDS encoding peptide MFS transporter, which produces MSTIDHDKIVKSVPQKGFFGHPKGLYTLFFTEFWERFSYYGMRALLIYYMYTEVTKGGLGFDQTTANSIMSVYGALVYMSGIIGGWLADRVFGSSSTVFYGGVFIMLGHVILALPSGATALFISMGLIIIGTGLLKPNVSNIVGDLYTKTDPRRDSGFSIFYMGINMGGFIAPLIVGTLGQKVNFHLGFSLAAVGMLVGLITFVITKKPNLGLAGTYVTNPLSAVERKNFKIFGTLVIIVLAVFAVIGIRTGALTINLFTWFVSVLGVLIPIVYFIIMYFSKKTSPVEQSRVLAYIPLFLAAVMFWAIQEQGANILATYADQRTNLNFLGMTLASSWFQSLNPIFIVLLSPVFAWLWIRLGKKQPSTPIKFSLGLLFAGLSFIIMIIPAYISGPNTLVSPLWLVLSFFLVVIGELCLSPVGLSATTKLAPAAFSAQTMSLWFLSNAMAQAINAQVVKLFDKVPETVYFGIIGLLAIVLCGVMLLFTPVIKKAMKGVH; this is translated from the coding sequence ATGTCTACAATTGACCACGATAAAATTGTTAAAAGTGTTCCTCAAAAAGGTTTTTTTGGACACCCTAAAGGACTTTACACACTGTTTTTCACTGAATTTTGGGAGCGTTTCTCCTATTACGGCATGCGTGCACTGCTTATTTATTATATGTACACAGAGGTGACAAAAGGCGGTCTTGGTTTTGATCAAACGACAGCCAATTCGATCATGTCTGTCTACGGTGCACTTGTCTATATGTCAGGTATTATTGGCGGATGGCTTGCCGACCGGGTATTCGGTTCGTCCAGTACGGTCTTTTATGGCGGAGTTTTTATTATGCTTGGGCATGTCATTTTGGCTTTGCCAAGCGGCGCAACAGCGCTCTTTATAAGTATGGGACTAATTATTATTGGAACAGGCCTTCTGAAACCGAACGTTTCAAACATTGTTGGCGACCTCTATACAAAAACAGACCCTCGTAGGGATTCTGGTTTTAGTATTTTCTACATGGGGATCAACATGGGTGGTTTTATTGCCCCGTTAATTGTCGGAACACTCGGTCAAAAAGTGAACTTCCACCTCGGATTCTCACTTGCTGCCGTAGGGATGCTTGTTGGACTGATTACATTTGTGATCACGAAAAAACCAAACCTTGGTCTTGCCGGCACTTATGTGACAAATCCACTATCAGCTGTTGAACGCAAGAACTTCAAAATTTTCGGAACATTGGTCATCATTGTGCTCGCTGTTTTTGCTGTCATTGGCATTCGAACTGGCGCACTCACGATTAACCTATTCACTTGGTTTGTCAGTGTCCTTGGCGTGCTCATTCCGATTGTTTATTTCATCATCATGTATTTCAGTAAAAAGACAAGCCCAGTGGAGCAATCGAGGGTTCTCGCTTATATTCCATTGTTCCTTGCGGCGGTTATGTTCTGGGCGATTCAAGAACAAGGCGCAAACATTTTAGCCACATATGCGGATCAACGAACAAACTTGAATTTCCTTGGGATGACACTTGCCTCTTCGTGGTTCCAATCATTGAACCCAATCTTTATTGTGCTACTGTCTCCTGTGTTTGCTTGGTTGTGGATTAGACTTGGAAAGAAACAGCCGTCTACCCCAATTAAATTTTCACTCGGCCTTCTGTTTGCAGGATTATCCTTCATCATCATGATCATTCCTGCCTACATATCTGGTCCGAATACACTTGTGAGTCCATTATGGCTCGTACTGAGCTTCTTCCTTGTCGTGATCGGAGAGCTCTGCTTATCACCAGTTGGGCTATCAGCGACAACAAAGCTTGCACCTGCTGCCTTCTCAGCACAAACGATGAGCCTTTGGTTCCTTTCAAATGCGATGGCACAGGCAATCAATGCGCAAGTGGTCAAACTATTTGATAAAGTGCCAGAAACCGTCTATTTCGGTATCATTGGATTGCTCGCCATCGTTTTATGCGGTGTGATGCTGCTCTTTACACCAGTGATTAAGAAAGCGATGAAAGGCGTTCATTAA
- a CDS encoding right-handed parallel beta-helix repeat-containing protein: MCEKEGVRLEELNESDLKKPIVNVQDFGVIADGKTDCTEMLNECLEWTKEQGYSHVWLPSGTYVIDAVYRGDPFFPFRGAGIRVPSHITIEMAPDAVIKVKPNDSWGYAAFYIGKVEHVTIRGGRIEGDRHEHVYKPLPAERKTHEWGFGICIEGASHVEVNHVQIKNCTGDGIIVSPHGLLTEDEPYSPAASIHISGCTMTDSRRNNISITGCDGVIVEDCLLERAGVDGVEPRMGIDIEGYGENAVNMEEPLNIQIRNNIVRGGAASSIYNFNGYGVIIEGNHTDSSISYGFSTETIIANNLIRAMGGGVTKAGITSLGVSLGQTENNVIIIGNMIEGFEKGIDVRGDSVHITGNKISLFEDAAVSVYMANRILIEGNHIESGTNTGQRSAALRIYQSDSVVFSNNTIYSVIDAAMVRGTNILIQHNQFKDFSRGIWVQEGEAGINGNHFIQEGHPELASSYTISVTGNAKAFIWRNRFKHYQNYAVYSSTTGPLEIKDNSFEETSLYVVMYIKHGSPQIGDNRFYLNRSLGQPTAIFIDQAASARVLRNNIINLSPQQAIAVRTISSTHSVIAHNMLERSQLVTHTTDRLIGNIEIDTP, encoded by the coding sequence ATGTGTGAAAAGGAGGGGGTTAGGTTGGAGGAATTGAATGAATCTGATCTAAAAAAACCCATTGTGAATGTACAAGATTTTGGCGTTATTGCGGATGGGAAAACGGATTGTACAGAGATGCTCAATGAATGCTTAGAGTGGACGAAGGAACAAGGATATTCCCATGTCTGGTTGCCGAGCGGCACGTATGTGATTGATGCGGTGTACAGAGGTGATCCATTTTTTCCCTTCCGAGGTGCGGGTATACGGGTGCCGAGTCATATAACCATTGAGATGGCGCCGGATGCTGTGATTAAGGTAAAGCCAAATGATTCATGGGGGTATGCAGCCTTTTATATAGGAAAGGTTGAGCATGTGACCATTCGAGGCGGGCGTATTGAAGGGGATCGTCATGAGCATGTATACAAGCCGCTCCCCGCTGAACGAAAAACCCATGAATGGGGCTTTGGGATATGTATTGAAGGTGCCTCCCATGTAGAGGTCAATCATGTCCAAATAAAAAATTGTACGGGAGATGGCATCATTGTCAGTCCCCACGGTTTATTGACAGAAGATGAACCATACTCGCCTGCTGCGTCTATTCATATTTCTGGGTGCACGATGACAGATTCAAGGCGTAACAATATCTCGATTACAGGCTGTGATGGGGTCATTGTGGAGGACTGTCTGCTAGAAAGAGCAGGAGTAGACGGAGTCGAGCCGAGAATGGGCATTGATATTGAAGGCTACGGAGAAAACGCGGTGAATATGGAGGAACCTCTGAATATCCAAATTCGAAACAACATCGTCAGAGGGGGTGCCGCAAGCTCCATTTATAACTTCAACGGCTATGGTGTCATTATTGAAGGTAATCATACCGATAGCAGTATCTCCTATGGCTTCTCCACTGAAACGATCATTGCCAACAATTTGATCCGTGCAATGGGTGGGGGCGTTACAAAAGCTGGGATTACGAGCTTAGGTGTCTCTCTTGGTCAAACGGAAAACAATGTGATCATTATTGGCAATATGATTGAGGGGTTTGAAAAAGGGATTGATGTGAGGGGAGACAGCGTTCACATTACTGGTAATAAGATCAGTCTATTTGAAGACGCGGCTGTGTCCGTTTATATGGCGAATCGTATTCTAATAGAAGGAAACCATATTGAATCAGGGACGAATACAGGGCAAAGAAGCGCAGCGCTAAGAATCTATCAATCGGATAGCGTCGTCTTTTCAAACAATACAATCTACTCGGTGATCGATGCGGCGATGGTGAGAGGAACGAATATCCTGATCCAGCACAATCAATTCAAAGATTTTAGCAGAGGGATCTGGGTGCAGGAAGGGGAAGCTGGGATCAATGGCAACCACTTTATTCAAGAAGGGCATCCAGAGCTGGCTTCTTCGTATACGATTAGTGTTACTGGAAATGCAAAGGCTTTCATTTGGCGAAATCGCTTTAAGCACTACCAAAACTATGCCGTATACAGCAGCACGACCGGTCCATTAGAAATCAAAGACAATTCCTTTGAGGAAACATCTTTATATGTGGTGATGTATATTAAACATGGTTCACCTCAGATCGGAGATAACCGTTTTTATTTAAATCGTTCGCTCGGACAGCCGACGGCAATCTTTATCGATCAAGCCGCCTCAGCCCGTGTTCTGCGGAATAATATCATCAATTTATCTCCTCAACAAGCGATTGCCGTCCGCACCATATCTTCTACTCATTCCGTCATCGCCCATAACATGCTGGAACGCAGTCAATTGGTGACACACACGACAGACCGGCTCATTGGAAATATTGAAATCGATACACCGTGA
- a CDS encoding LLM class flavin-dependent oxidoreductase gives MSQPKRKLKLGVFIAGTGHHVASWRHPNAVSDAAMNLDYFKQLAKKAEEGKLDLLFLADSLSINQTSHPNVLTRFEPLTLLSSIAESTSSIGLAATASTTYSEPFHIARQFASLDHLSGGRAAWNVVTSSIEETAKNFSGEEHLAHHKRYERAEEFVEVVKGLWDSWEEDALIRNKETGEFFESSKLHELQHKGEFFSVRGPLNVSRTPQGQPVIIQAGSSEDGQMLAAKTAELIFTAQNDLNKAKEFYQSLKGKVEAAGRAREDVSIMPGIFPIIADTEEEAKAKFEELQELIVPEIGLSILQNYLGGIDLSQYPLDGPLPEIDPSMSNAVKSRFDLVMNMARKDNLTIRQLYQSVAGSRGHHIFIGTPQQLADVMETWINEEAADGFNVMPPLLPEGLDLFVDRVVPILQERGLFKTDYAGQTLRENLGLTQPKNRYTT, from the coding sequence GTGTCACAGCCGAAAAGGAAGCTCAAGCTAGGCGTATTCATCGCAGGAACTGGTCATCATGTTGCCTCTTGGAGACATCCGAATGCCGTATCAGATGCAGCCATGAACCTTGATTATTTTAAACAATTAGCGAAAAAAGCAGAGGAAGGAAAGCTAGATTTGCTTTTTTTAGCAGACAGCCTATCCATTAATCAAACCTCTCATCCGAATGTATTGACGAGATTTGAACCGCTCACCTTGCTTTCGTCCATTGCTGAGTCTACTTCATCAATTGGTTTAGCAGCAACAGCATCCACTACATATAGTGAACCTTTCCATATTGCAAGACAGTTTGCCTCCCTTGATCATCTATCAGGCGGCAGAGCGGCATGGAATGTGGTCACATCTTCTATTGAAGAAACAGCGAAAAATTTTAGCGGAGAAGAGCATTTAGCGCACCATAAACGATACGAGCGGGCAGAAGAGTTCGTCGAGGTCGTCAAAGGTCTCTGGGATTCTTGGGAGGAAGACGCCCTTATTAGAAACAAGGAAACGGGGGAATTCTTCGAATCTAGTAAGCTTCATGAGCTCCAGCATAAAGGTGAGTTCTTCTCTGTAAGAGGTCCCCTTAACGTATCACGCACGCCTCAAGGGCAGCCAGTGATCATTCAAGCAGGATCTTCCGAAGATGGTCAAATGCTTGCAGCGAAAACAGCGGAGCTTATTTTTACTGCACAAAACGACCTCAATAAAGCGAAGGAATTTTATCAAAGCTTGAAGGGGAAGGTAGAGGCTGCTGGTCGTGCTCGTGAGGACGTCAGTATCATGCCGGGGATCTTCCCGATTATTGCTGATACAGAGGAAGAAGCCAAAGCGAAGTTTGAAGAATTACAGGAGCTGATTGTTCCTGAAATTGGGCTGAGCATTCTCCAAAACTACTTAGGTGGAATTGATCTGTCCCAGTATCCTTTAGATGGACCGCTTCCAGAGATTGATCCAAGCATGTCAAATGCTGTGAAAAGCCGTTTTGATCTCGTGATGAATATGGCGAGAAAGGATAACTTAACCATTCGCCAGCTCTATCAATCGGTTGCCGGCTCTCGCGGTCATCATATTTTCATTGGTACACCGCAGCAGCTCGCAGATGTGATGGAAACATGGATCAATGAAGAAGCAGCAGACGGCTTTAACGTCATGCCGCCACTATTGCCAGAAGGACTTGATCTGTTCGTAGATCGAGTCGTACCGATTCTTCAGGAAAGAGGCTTATTTAAAACAGACTATGCAGGACAAACCTTACGAGAAAATCTCGGATTAACACAGCCAAAAAATCGCTACACGACATAA
- a CDS encoding GNAT family N-acetyltransferase, with product MGYTFRLATEADIEALLELTTRAYEPIRELGIQFQAAHADFALVQNNVQKNLCYVMEENGELLSTLSLRMPWGEQPGPFGVPHIWWFASEPSAKKGTGSTLLEWVETEVLRDTLKVPYVSLGTADKHPWLMDMYERKGYVRAGEKDLGKGHMTVYFKKQLRSDMTLS from the coding sequence TTGGGATACACGTTTCGTCTAGCAACAGAGGCAGATATAGAGGCACTGCTTGAACTGACAACAAGAGCCTATGAGCCAATTCGTGAGCTCGGCATCCAGTTCCAAGCAGCACATGCCGATTTTGCTCTCGTTCAGAATAATGTACAAAAGAATCTTTGCTATGTAATGGAAGAAAACGGAGAGCTTCTATCCACCTTATCACTCCGTATGCCTTGGGGAGAGCAGCCAGGACCGTTCGGCGTTCCTCACATTTGGTGGTTTGCCTCAGAACCTTCCGCCAAAAAAGGGACAGGCTCTACCTTGTTAGAATGGGTAGAAACCGAAGTGCTAAGAGATACACTGAAGGTGCCATACGTGTCTCTCGGTACAGCTGATAAGCATCCGTGGCTCATGGACATGTATGAGCGCAAAGGCTACGTCAGAGCAGGAGAAAAGGATTTAGGTAAGGGGCACATGACGGTTTATTTTAAAAAACAATTAAGGTCAGATATGACACTATCATAA
- a CDS encoding amino acid ABC transporter substrate-binding protein, whose translation MKNKKWLVVLFAAMLAVLAACGGNNQGEGKDEKVLKVGATGQSYPFAYKDNGKLVGFDVEVTEAIAKKLGYKLDWQLSEFSGLMGQLTSGKLDTVSNQVAITDERKQTFNFTDTYAYAGTQIIVKKDNNDIKGLDDLKGKTVAAVLGSNHAKNLESKDPDKKINIKTYETQDGVLNEVANGRVDAYVNGRSVLLAQIEKTGLPLKIVGNPIVYEEVGYPFAKDEKHDKLREEFNKAIKELREDGTLKKLSEKYFKDDVTVPIKK comes from the coding sequence ATGAAAAACAAAAAGTGGCTAGTCGTTCTATTTGCAGCAATGCTGGCAGTTTTAGCAGCTTGCGGCGGCAACAATCAGGGTGAAGGCAAAGACGAAAAAGTGTTAAAAGTAGGTGCAACAGGACAAAGCTATCCGTTTGCTTATAAAGACAATGGCAAACTTGTTGGCTTCGATGTTGAAGTAACAGAAGCGATTGCAAAAAAGCTTGGCTACAAACTAGACTGGCAGCTGAGTGAATTCAGCGGACTGATGGGACAGCTGACATCCGGTAAACTAGATACAGTATCAAACCAAGTCGCGATCACAGATGAGCGTAAACAAACGTTTAACTTTACAGATACGTATGCTTACGCAGGAACACAAATTATCGTTAAAAAGGACAACAACGACATCAAAGGTCTTGATGACTTAAAAGGAAAAACAGTGGCAGCGGTTCTAGGTTCTAACCATGCCAAAAACTTAGAGAGCAAAGACCCAGACAAAAAAATCAATATTAAAACATATGAAACGCAAGATGGTGTCTTAAACGAAGTGGCAAATGGCCGCGTAGATGCTTATGTCAACGGACGCAGCGTATTACTTGCTCAAATTGAAAAAACAGGTTTGCCGCTCAAAATCGTCGGCAACCCAATTGTGTACGAAGAAGTAGGCTATCCATTTGCCAAAGATGAAAAGCATGACAAGCTAAGAGAAGAATTTAACAAAGCAATCAAAGAATTAAGAGAAGACGGGACACTGAAGAAATTGTCTGAGAAGTATTTCAAAGACGATGTCACAGTGCCAATTAAAAAATAG
- a CDS encoding amino acid ABC transporter permease, with protein MNKIDWQYMVTVFPTLIQYLPITIFMAIVSMVFAILIGVVFALITKNRIPVLYQFAKLYISFFRAVPTLVQLFLIYFGLPQLFPAMTSMDALTAVIIGLSIKNSAYLAEIFRAALNSVDEGQLEACLSVGMTRWQSYVRIIFPQAIRNAIPATGNTFIGLLKETSLAFTIGVAEMFAQGKMIASANYKYFETYLAVGIVYWVMTIIYSFLQDLFERKISKPYRN; from the coding sequence ATGAACAAAATTGATTGGCAGTATATGGTGACGGTTTTTCCGACATTGATTCAATACTTGCCGATAACGATCTTCATGGCGATTGTCTCCATGGTATTTGCCATTCTCATTGGTGTGGTATTCGCTCTTATTACGAAAAACCGGATACCTGTTTTATACCAATTTGCCAAGCTGTATATTTCTTTTTTCAGAGCGGTTCCAACCTTGGTTCAGCTCTTTCTCATTTATTTTGGTCTTCCGCAGCTATTCCCTGCGATGACTTCAATGGATGCCTTAACAGCGGTCATTATCGGATTAAGTATTAAAAACTCAGCATACTTAGCAGAAATTTTCAGAGCGGCCCTCAACTCTGTAGATGAAGGGCAGCTGGAAGCTTGTCTATCTGTCGGCATGACAAGATGGCAGTCTTACGTCAGAATTATTTTCCCGCAGGCAATTAGAAATGCGATTCCAGCGACGGGGAATACCTTTATCGGTCTTTTAAAAGAAACATCTCTCGCCTTTACGATTGGGGTGGCAGAAATGTTTGCACAAGGGAAGATGATTGCGTCGGCGAACTACAAATACTTTGAAACCTATTTAGCCGTAGGGATTGTGTATTGGGTGATGACCATCATTTATAGCTTCCTCCAAGACCTATTTGAACGAAAAATCAGCAAACCTTACCGGAATTAA